One segment of Arthrobacter sp. MMS18-M83 DNA contains the following:
- the ku gene encoding non-homologous end joining protein Ku — MRAIWKGSIAFGLVNVPVKLYSATEDHDVSLHQVHNKDGGRIRYQRKCEICASVVDYEDIDKAYEEEGRTVVLSSADLKSLPAENSREIEVVEFVPAEQLDPIMYERPYYLEPDSKSPKAYMLLLRTLQDTERVAIVQYALRQKTRLGALRVRGDVLMLQSLLWDDEIREANFPSLETDVKISDKELEMSSALVDSMARDFEPEQYTDNYQVQLRQLIAAKFEKGDSIDTEETFGVTASEGEGGEVIDLMEALKRSLEKKRGKASTASEESDDAGTAKAASKPRARVKKA, encoded by the coding sequence ATGAGGGCCATATGGAAGGGTTCTATCGCGTTCGGGCTGGTCAACGTGCCCGTCAAGCTCTACAGCGCCACCGAGGACCACGATGTCAGTCTTCACCAGGTCCACAACAAAGACGGAGGCCGCATCCGTTACCAACGGAAGTGCGAAATCTGCGCCTCTGTTGTGGATTACGAGGATATCGACAAGGCCTACGAAGAGGAAGGCCGCACGGTGGTGCTGTCCTCCGCGGATTTGAAGTCCCTGCCCGCGGAGAACAGCCGCGAAATCGAGGTAGTGGAGTTCGTCCCGGCCGAGCAGCTGGATCCCATCATGTACGAGCGGCCCTACTATCTGGAGCCGGATTCCAAATCGCCCAAGGCCTACATGCTGCTTTTGCGCACCCTCCAGGACACCGAGCGCGTGGCCATTGTGCAGTACGCCCTCCGGCAGAAGACCAGGCTGGGGGCCCTGCGCGTACGTGGGGACGTCTTGATGCTGCAATCCCTGCTCTGGGACGACGAGATACGTGAAGCCAACTTCCCGTCGCTGGAGACCGACGTCAAGATCTCGGACAAGGAGCTGGAGATGTCCTCGGCCTTGGTGGACTCCATGGCGCGCGACTTCGAGCCCGAGCAATACACCGACAATTACCAAGTGCAATTGCGCCAGCTCATCGCGGCCAAGTTCGAAAAGGGCGACTCCATCGACACCGAGGAGACGTTCGGCGTGACAGCAAGCGAAGGCGAGGGCGGCGAGGTCATCGACCTCATGGAGGCCCTCAAACGGAGCCTCGAGAAGAAGCGCGGCAAAGCGTCCACCGCAAGCGAGGAGTCCGACGACGCCGGGACGGCCAAAGCGGCCAGCAAGCCCAGGGCGCGGGTCAAGAAAGCCTGA
- a CDS encoding DUF7218 family protein, with protein sequence MPSKKNPSLKDPELFETLRKDGASKEKAARISNAAAKVGRKEIGRRGGTSGDYEDWTVPQLKSRAKELGLTGYSSKKKAELISALRNH encoded by the coding sequence ATGCCGAGCAAAAAGAATCCCAGCCTCAAAGATCCGGAACTCTTCGAAACCCTCCGCAAGGATGGCGCCTCCAAGGAAAAGGCCGCCAGGATCTCGAATGCCGCTGCCAAGGTGGGCCGCAAGGAAATCGGCCGGCGCGGCGGCACCTCGGGCGACTATGAGGACTGGACAGTGCCCCAACTCAAGTCCCGAGCCAAGGAACTGGGCCTCACAGGCTACTCAAGCAAGAAGAAAGCCGAACTCATCTCGGCCCTGCGAAACCACTAA
- a CDS encoding CsbD family protein: MGADDKIQNAGEKLAGKSKETAGKLTGNERLEAEGKTDQAKSDLKAAGEKVKDAFKKD; encoded by the coding sequence ATGGGTGCAGATGACAAGATCCAGAACGCCGGGGAGAAGCTTGCGGGCAAATCCAAGGAAACCGCCGGAAAACTGACGGGTAACGAGAGGCTCGAAGCCGAAGGCAAGACGGATCAAGCCAAGAGCGACCTGAAGGCAGCCGGCGAAAAGGTAAAGGACGCTTTCAAGAAGGACTAG